Below is a window of Macadamia integrifolia cultivar HAES 741 unplaced genomic scaffold, SCU_Mint_v3 scaffold664, whole genome shotgun sequence DNA.
CATACTGTGCACTCATTTGCCCATAATAGTGGCTCAAAGGGTAAACAGATCCCCAAATGGGCAAATGAAAAATACTCTCTCCCACATTGCCCTTCCCAAATTGATCGGAGTTGACTTAAATAAATGTTCTGCAGTCGGCCCTTCCTCTTTGGGTGGATCTACAGTGTCCCCCTCGTGGGCACAGGTTGATTGCCTGGAGAATTATTCTTCAATATATTGTGTCCTCTCATGCCCATATGGAGAACCAGATCAACTTCTTCATTAGTCATGCCTATAAACTGGACTTTTGGGGGGATTCAGTAGCTTCTTGAGATAGTGAAGGAGATTGGAAATTCTTAGTAATGTAGGAGTTGTGATGGTTGAAAAATCCACAGAGGAATAAATGCAGCATATGAGGTGAAAGGAGCTATTATAATTCGACAATCTTATGATCAGTTAGCTGCTTATTTCTATCAGAGATTCCAAGAGCATGTTTTTGTTTACTGTCAAGGTGATATTGGAGATATGTCAACCAATCCAGAGGCTACTTCCATCGTGGGAAATCCATGGTCAGTAATGAGCTGTGAAGCCTTTGTGGTGCCTGGGCATGACACAGGTATTTGTTTTGTGATCCAGTGAATCCTTAAGGCTCAGTTTGTTTATAATAGAACATTTTTTGGCTGAAACATATATTGAAATTTAGAAAGAGaaaaccattttattttattttttatttttattttttcaacagGAGGAAAAAGATGGTGGTGGTATCTTGGCCTTACTGATACAATTGCCACCCATGTAAGACACCAACCCCTTCGTATGGTTGGATTCTTCCCCTTCCTAAACCATAATCTGTAAATACCACAAAACAACATTAATTTTTCACAATCTACTCTGTTAAACAAATAGAACCTAAGAGGCTGACAAGCTGGGTATGGAATTTGATTTGATGCATCTGGGCAGGTTAACACTGGTGGGTGTGCCTCTTCATCTGAACAGATTACTGAAGCATGTGGGTTCTCAAAATTTTTGGTTTgcctgttgaaaaaaaaaagaaatcgtGTGGTTCGATGGTCAATGCCTTGTTTCACTCTAAGAGTGCAGAGGCTTGAGGCCATCTCTAGTAAATATATGCTTCCAGGTATTGATTTCTGGGTCATATTATGTACTCTAATTGCATAGGTTTCCATTTTAATCTCTTTTAAGGATTATTCAGGTGAGCCACTAGAGAATATTGTTATTTgtgagtgaaatttttttcatataatatATGAACTGTCCCGGCATGGTTAGCTAATAAGATGGAATCAGTTGTTGAATTGTTAAGGAAGGTCTGTGAATCATTGAGGAAGGATGATGAACAAATAACCAGTACTAGTAGGTGGTATTAATTTCAAGGAGCAATTCAAGCTGAAGGCCTTTGTTTTTGCTTCTGGTTGAGCTTGGCTAAACATGTAAGTTAGCAGGTAAGATGTTAATTTCAATGACCAAATCAAGCTGAAGGATTTCCTGTGTGCCATGGATGGTGCATCTGTTGGGATAGGGTGGCTTTTGTTGGGTTTAGACTGCATTATGGCCAgatccccccccccacaccaCCCAATTCCTTTATACCTGTCATTCCTCATTTTTGAACAATAAGGGAAATCCTTACTGTTTCTAACCTAGATTCTGAAATACGGCATGTGGCTAATACAGATCATGTTCTTTCTATCCAGCACTAAGAATGAGTACATGGCTGAATAGATAACTTGTGgcatttgaaaaaataacagaCCTTATGACTAATTACTATTATCATATCAAGTGTTATCATCGATATGGATCCACCCATCCACATGGTCAAGTTAAGAGAGAAACAATTAAAAAGAACccatgagagggagaaatggAACACTGGCAACGTGGGAAATATTTTTTGCCGGTTTGCCGGTGAGATGGTCGATCTTTGGGTTTCAAAACACATTTCTCTCACGCCGTCTATTTACAACCTGTgccaaaaaactgaaattgaaatcaaccATTTAAACCTGAACCAAATCGGAAAGGTTCAGtacgatttttatttttgaaaggaAATTTCATTTGGCGTGATTTCAGTTTCAGACCGAAAACCGTTGACTTTGAACGATACTGAATATAAACTGTACTAAATCCTACAATTTTTGTATCTTTATGAATTTGTTTTTGGTTTGCAAAAGGCTCATGTGCCACAGACCATAGTTATTTAATTTGGCTTTGGGATTATTTGGATGAAAAACTATTCAGAATAATTAGTTTTATTAATTCAATATTCGGTCAAAACATCCGACAAAAAAACGAGAATAATAAAATTTAGGTTGAGATTCAGATTCGAAAATTATtcgtttataaaaataaaaagtggacaaaaaattcggatgttatttttttaatatttgtaatatttgtttcatattatctattaataatcatatgtacataacattcaaatgataaaaattaaaattaaaatataaacataatatatttaactctttttttttctttttctaaactcatttcctattactcaaataattgaatcagagaaagaCTAAGAGGGGGGATTGAGGATAAATTCAGCTGGATCCACATCACCCACCATCCATGTTCACCTTAAGGATTAGAGAGAGAGTAGCGATTGAAAGATTTAGTCAAACGAAAATGggatgggaattttttttggtagaagggtGAGAAATTATCTAAGGAAAGATAAGTTTTGTCAATTTCTattaaaaacaagaagaaaagtaacattaattgggataataaatgcataataatcacatTATTTCTaattgacttattcaagattttttttttttttagtatggAATAAAATTCAGTTTGGCCGAATTATtggtgaattttaaaaaattatataaagtttgagaatttttcagaattttttatttaattcagaTTCGAACCaaattattcgtaaaattcaaaaaattatgtttaacTGAATTATTCGGAGAATTAAATAACTAGGCCAGAGACATAGAGAGCACAAAATAATCACCATACCTCTCCCGGGGCGCACCCTTGTGTGTGGGCGCAATAGCCTCTCACAGATAGGAAACACTGTCGCCCAAAAAAATATCTAATtgttttgatttcgatttataTACGTATCGTATCTTGAGCCAAACTAAAAACCGGAACCGAACCGGATTGACACCTGCCGTGGTTATTGAGGATATTTATGGTATTTTAATCTGGAATCAATTCGAATACAGTATAGAAGACACGAGACCTCCATTCGGCCCGAGTCGGAATCGGATTCTCCTTTTCTTCGGCATCGGAGAAGGGAAGAGCAATGGCGCAGAAGCTCAAAGAGGAGGAGAGGATCAACAACTATAAGTACAGTATCATAGTCCCTACCTACAATGAGCGTCTCAACATCGCCCTCCTCGTTTATCTCGTCTTCAAACATCTGAGGTAGGTTCCTTTCAACCCCTTttcactcttttcttttttaacttttAGTTGATCGATTTCGCGATCTTTGATTCAGAGTTTGAAATTGGTTCCATTTGTTGAAGAGCTTGTCTTTAGCATGGATGTGAATTTTGTTAATGATCTATGGGATAATATAGTTTTTGAATCTTATTATAAAGGATCGATTGCCTTCTCATCagatttgatttgaaaattttgtgttACAGGTGCAATTAAATTGAATTTAAGCTTGGAAATAGGAATAATACCGTAGATAAGTCACCCATGTTTAATTAATTGAGCTTCACAAACCCTTATTCTAATTACTTGGGACTGATCACATGAGTTCTGCCGTTCCTCCCTGTTTTCCATTAAATCAAAAGCTCTATTGCTGCTTGGcgatcaaaaatcaaaataataatatacaaGGATAAAGTGTATCGTATGTCCTTGTTTTTATCCTGTCTTTTAACAGTAATGTTGAAAATAGAATAGTGATTTGCTTTGGCATTTCTCTGATAAAATTATTGTAAATTATATTAGTGATTTGCCTTGGAATTTTTCTGATAAATTATTGTCACCGAAAACAAATGTTATATAGGTGCAAGCGCTAGGCTTCCGAAAAACAGAAAACCAAAGGGGTAAAAGTCTCTTTGATGCAGAatcaaagaagagaaggagaagaatctGATATGCACGGGGTCAGAtttgagtttctttgtttaGCTAAAGTCTGGTATGGTCTGGTCTAGTCTAGTTGTGGGTTTAGTAATTAGgagttattttagttttttggtGGTTAGTCTATGTTATCATGTTGGCTGGAATTGATTCAGTGTGTTTTCCAGCTTGAATTTTGAAAGTTTTGTTAAGAGTCCTAGCTCAACTAGTAGTCCATCTGTGCTGGTTGACAGGTCTGTTTTGATTTCTGTTTACAATTTCAGTCTGGAATTTGGTCCAGGCTAGTCCAAATCAGTCCATGAGTCTATCCCATTTTATAAATAGATGTACATGCTTGCGGCATATCCTACAATTTTATGAGTTGATAGACTTCAGTTTTTCCTTCAAGCACTGTTTAGTTAGTACTTATCCGAATGGATTCCTCAGATTCAACTTAGAGGTCCGTGGCCTGTTCATCTTCTATTCTTCCACCTTCTTATTCCCTCTTAAATGGCAGGTCAATTTATTCTAATCTccatagtgtatgatagttcaTACACCGGCAgcatctttatatatatatatatatatatatattatttcctTCTAATTTTCTGGTTGTGTTCTTGTTAATATCTTTCAGGCTACTGATCAGATTTGACTCAAATTTGGCATATTAGTTTCTGATTATCTGatctatttcttttgttttttttatgactGATGTATTGGCTTCAGGTACTAAGAACGTTTAGCTAGAATACTTTTTCCACTCTGTTCTCCTTGTAGCACTAAGAGTTGTCTGCACACACCATACTTTTCTGTTTCCTAGGATTTTTTGCGGGCATGTTCTACTAGTAGAAAGGAGCGCTTGATCAGAAAAGCAGTCCCATCTGATCTCTCTGTTTCAAGTTATCAAATTTCTCCCTAAACTGTTCtctatttctctgttttagtGATCCTTCCTCTGCTAGTCACCACTTTTTCTTCTAGTTGGGACTGGGTTATCGCATTACTCTCTCAATTTTAGTTACTCAAAGAAATCATTATTTGGCGAGATTGTTGCAGAAATATTAAATATTCTATGATCTTGGGTTGTAGATGACAAGATGATCaatcccctccccaccccccaccccccaaaactCTCCCCCNNNNNNNNNNNNNNNNNNNNaaaaaaaaaaagaagaagaaaagttcaATGTAGAATTGTGAGAGAATCTTTTCCTCTAAAAAATTGAGACTTTTCTAAAGAACCAATTCAAGGCACAGTTTTTGGCTCTTGCCGCTTGGTGTTTGTGCTTTAAATCATATGCTGAGATCTTGTGATTTAAATGATTCATGTGATTCACTACTTGAACCTATCATACAAGTGCAGATTACACATTTTAAAGTTAAACCTCTCCCTATGTAGTATGTACAAGATACTGGTATGCCATCTTATAGTGTGAAAGCAGCATACATTAACTGTATTCTGTCAATAGTTCCCAGCTCATGGATCAAAGGAGATAAAAATCAGAAGAATTCCCATTNNNNNNNNNNNNNNNNNNNNNNNNNNNNNNNNNNNNNNNNNNNNNNNNNNNNNNNNNNNNNNNNNNNNNNNaaaaaaaaccagaaaaagaaactaGGCATTTTAGGGgcaagggaagaagagaattaTGGGTCATCATGTATTTGGAAAACTATTTCAACAAACAGTTGCTGTGATTTTTCgaggttttctttattttcatttaccACGACTGCAAAAGTGTTTATGCGCCTCCATTGGCATCCTTGTactggttattttttttttttttggaggggaagAGTGGAGTCTTCTAGCATGTCCATTTTTAGGTAGAACCGATGCTGAGTGCATCCTTGGCCACAGATTATCTTGTAGTCTCTATGAATCTGACATTTTGTTCTCATGATCTAGGGGTGTTGATTTTGAAATAATTGTTGTCGATGATGGGAGTCCTGATGGCACACAAGAAGTTGTAAAACAGTTGCAGCAAGTGTATGGGGAAGATCATATTGTGGGTATTTTAGTAATTGCATTTTTCTTGTCCCTCTATGATCTATTTTTGGTTTGTTAAGTCTTCCAATAACTATCgcttatattttttcctttgataAATGCAGCTATTGAGAGCTAGACCAAAGAAACTTGGTTTAGGTTTGTGCTCCTTCTGTTTGCTTTAACATTTTCATATGAGTTGGGAAATAATGTATTCTCTTGATTCAATTTCAGGAACTGCTTATGTTCATGGTCTGAAGCATGCATCAGGGGATTTTGTTGTAATCATGGATGCTGATCTATCCCACCATGTAAGTTTGATTGATTATGAGTTTGATTCTGAAACTTGTGAATCTGTTATAGTATAAAAGGAAATGTAAGGTGCTTATTTTGTGAGGCACCTGCATAATCTAGAAACAGGGCAGCAGCCCTCGTGATGGACGTGCAGGGGATGGGATCAACTACTTGATAGGTTGGCCAAATTTTGGCAGTTTTATGAAGATCCCTACCATTTGATTCCTTGCATTCTTTGGGATGATCTGAAAAGTAGGTTAAACAGTATATGTTAAAGTTGATAATCATATGGTTACAATGACTATAtttgtgggggtggggtggggtggggtggggtggggtaaGGGGGAAGATGGTTTGGATTAAAAATGGCCTTGCAATGTGTGCCATTGCACTCTTCCTCTTGCAGCAATATGCAAGTTCGGGTGATCTGATGATCTACCATGCAAAGTACCAAGATTTCCTACTCTCtcactccatttttttttttttttgtgcatatGTGTGAGTGTGAATGTGTGTTCTTGATGCTTtatcatattattttttctaatattttatttttgttttgcttgGCAGCCTAAGTACTTGCCAAGCTTTATCAGGTAAGAACTTTGATCACTGATGCATATTTTCCAGTTCTTCAGTTTTGAGATCCTTTCTTGTTTTCATGAAGTACTTTGAAGATGGTCCTGAAGCTCTTGAGAAATATATCCAACTGTTTTTTGGAAATAAGCATGTGTATGCTTGTATTTTGAAAATTAAGATCGGTACATCATTTGTTGGAGTATctgcatctttttcttcttgacaaCTTAGAAACTTTAGTGAAGATGGAAATGGACACCATGGAGTAAAAGTATGGTCTGGTTATTTTGCCTGCCTGCCTCCCTCCCCCAACCTTCCCACCCCAacgcaaaagaaaaaaaaaaagtatatccTGGTGAATAAGACAGTGAAAAACATTATGCTGCCACTTGATTATCAGGAAGCAGATGGAGACTGGTGCAAGTATAGTTACAGGCACCAGATATGTTACAGGTGGTGGCGTGCATGGATGGAACCTTATGCGCAAACTGACCAGTAGGGGAGCCAATGTACTTGCTCAAACACTTCTATGGCCTGGTGTATCAGATTTGACAGGATCTTTCCGGTACGTAACTCAAGTTTAAGAAATTTATTGGTCAAGCTGTAGTGATAAAACTAACAGTTGATTGTCTTAAAGGCTTTATCAGAGATCTGTCCTTGAAGATGTCATTAACTCCGTAGTTAGTAAGGGATACGTCTTTCAGATGGAAATGATTGTCCGTGCCTCCAGAAAAGGATACCATATTGAAGAGGTATGGTTTTGTTATGAGCCTATCTTGCTTAGTCTTTGGTTTTATAAATGTTGAAATGGGATTGAGTCTTGATTTCCTGACTCAAGTGTGTCATGAAATTTGAAATTGGTTCAAGTCATATGATAAATGAAAAATATCAGGCATTTCTATATacccaaataagaaaatataggACTTCTAGAAGGCACTTAGTATGATATTCTTAAAACCCCATGACTTGGCTAAAACCTATGGTGTTTGTGAAGCTTTGCTAAACTCATTTGGTTCTGCTCAAACATCTGATAAACCAAGTCACTGTAATTTTGACTAGGAAAGCTTTAAAGTGCCTTAAGTTGCAAGTTTGCCACAAGTGTGGTTACTGGTTAAGGTTTGGAAGTCAATATTGAATATCCAAATGGTACTTTCTTATCCTAAATAACCACATTTTATAGGCCCCGTTAAGCAACCCTGATGCTCCTCTTGCTACCATTTCTGGTAATCAGGTAAATTACAGGTTGCAGGGTTGCTTTTTCATCTCTctttaaatcatcaaaacacTCTCACCTACCTATATGTCCAGCTGGGAGGTCGTGTTATCGGAAGTAGCATTAGGTTCTTGTTTGCTTTATGGGAAAAGGCTGTGTGAGCCTAAGGCGTAACCTGTGCTTACTCACATTCATTATTTTATGAATTATTTTAATGAGATAGAAAGAGGGTGTAGTGTACCCTGCTTGTTCAGAGAACCTTCTCCCTTGTTTTTATATGCTGATTTAGTTGTATTTTGATCTTTTCATTATTCACTGTCTACAGGCCTTTGATCCTTGTTGTAAATAAtgatttggtttttgtttgTCAATAGGTACCCATAACATTTGTCGATAGGATATTTGGGAGTTCAAAGCTCGGAGGATCTGAAATCGTTGAATATCTAAAAGGCCTTGCTTATCTGCTGGTCACTACCTAAAATTTGGATTGGAGATGATTCATTCTTAGATTTTATCTTTTTGTGCAGAATAAGCACCTTTTACTCTTGTTCCAGATGTCTTTGGCAAGAGAAAGTAATGAGCCTCTCCAGTCAATTTTGCAGTTAGTGGTCCACTGTATAGACTTTTACATCCACCCAACACCAACCCCCCNNNNNNNNNNNNNNNNNNNNNNNNNNNNNNNNNNNNNNNNNNNNNNNNNNNNNNNNNNNNNNNNNNNNNNNNNNNNNNNNNNNNNNNNNNNNNNNNNNNNNNNNNNNNNNNNNNNNNNNNNNNNNNNNNNNNNNNNNNNNNNNNNNNNNNNNNNNNNNNNNNNNNNNNNNNNNNNNNNNNNNNNNNNNNNNNNNNNNNNNNNNNNNNNNNNNNNNNNNNNNNNNNNNNNNNNNNNNNNNNNNNNNNNNNNNNNNNNNNNNNNNNNNNNNNNNNNNNNNNNNNNNNNNNNNNNNNNNNNNNNNNNNNNNNNNNNNNNNNNNNNNNNNNNNNNNNNNNNNNNNNNNNNNNNNNNNNNNNNNNNNNNNNNNNNNNNNNNNNNNNNNNNNNNNNNNNNNNNNNNNNNNNNNNNNNNNNNNNNNNNNNNNNNNNNNNNNNNNNNNNNNNNNNNNNNNNNNNNNNNNNNNNNNNNNNNNNNNNNNNNNNNNNNNNNNNNNNNNNNNNNNNNNNNNNNNNNNNNNNNNNNNNNNNNNNNNNNNNNNNNNNNNNNNNNNNNNNNNNNNNNNNNNNNNNNNNNNNNNNNNNNNNNNNNNNNNNNNNNNNNNNNNNNNNNNNNNNNNNNNNNNNNNNNNNNNNNNNNNNNNNNNNNNNNNNNNNNNNNNNNNNNNNNNNNNNNNNNNNNNNNNNNNNNNNNNNNNNNNNNNNNNNNNNNNNNNNNNNNNNNNNNNNNNNNNNNNNNNNNNNNNNNNNNNNNNNNNNNNNNNNNNNNNNNNNNNNNNNNNNNNNNNNNNNNNNNNNNNNNNNNNNNNNNNNNNNNNNNNNNNNNNNNNNNNNNNNNNNNNNNNNNNNNNNNNNNNNNNNNNNNNNNNNNNNNNNNNNNNNNNNNNNNNNNNNNNNNNNNNNNNNNNNNNNNNNNNNNNNNNNNNNNNNNNNNNNNNNNNNNNNNNNNNNNNNNNNNNNNNNNNNNNNNNNNNNNNNNNNNNNNNNNNNNNNNNNNNNNNNNNNNNNNNNNNNNNNNNNNNNNNNNNNNNNNNNNNNNNNNNNNNNNNNNNNNNNNNNNNNNNNNNNNNNNNNNNNNNNNNNNNNNNNNNNNNNNNNNNNNNNNNNNNNNNNNNNNNNNNNNNNNNNNNNNNNNNNNNNNNNNNNNNNNNNNNNNNNNNNNNNNNNNNNNNNNNNNNNNNNNNNNNNNNNNNNNNNNNNNNNNNNNNNNNNNNNNNNNNNNNNNNNNNNNNNNNNNNNNNNNNNNNNNNNNNNNNNNNNNNNNNNNNNNNNNNNNNNNNNNNNNNNNNNNNNNNNNNNNNNNNNNNNNNNNNNNNNNNNNNNNNNNNNNNNNNNNNNNNNNNNNNNNNNNNNNNNNNNNNNNNNNNNNNNNNNNNNNNNNNNNNNNNNNNNNNNNNNNNNNNNNNNNNNNNNNNNNNNNNNNNNNNNNNNNNNNNNNNNNNNNNNNNNNNNNNNNNNNNNNNNNNNNNNNNNNNNNNNNNNNNNNNNNNNNNNNNNNNNNNNNNNNNNNNNNNNNNNNNNNNNNNNNNNNNNNNNNNNNNNNNNNNNNNNNNNNNNNNNNNNNNNNNNNNNNNNNNNNNNNNNNNNNNNNNNNNNNNNNNNNNNNNNNNNNNNNNNNNNNNNNNNNNNNNNNNNNNNNNNNNNNNNNNNNNNNNNNNNNNNNNNNNNNNNNNNNNNNNNNNNNNNNNNNNNNNNNNNNNNNNNNNNNNNNNNNNNNNNNNNNNNNNNNNNNNNNNNNNNNNNNNNNNNNNNNNNNNNNNNNNNNNNNNNNNNNNNNNNNNNNNNNNNNNNNNNNNNNNNNNNNNNNNNNNNNNNNNNNNNNNNNNNNNNNNNNNNNNNNNNNNNNNNNNNNNNNNNNNNNNNNNNNNNNNNNNNNNNNNNNNNNNNNNNNNNNNNNNNNNNNNNNNNNNNNNNNNNNNNNNNNNNNNNNNNNNNNNNNNNNNNNNNNNNNNNNNNNNNNNNNNNNNNNNNNNNNNNNNNNNNNNNNNNNNNNNNNNNNNNNNNNNNNNNNNNNNNNNNNNNNNNNNNNNNNNNNNNNNNNNNNNNNNNNNNNNNNNNNNNNNNNNNNNNNNNNNNNNNNNNNNNNNNNNNNNNNNNNNNNNNNNNNNNNNNNNNNNNNNNNNNNNNNNNNNNNNNNNNNNNNNNNNNNNNNNNNNNNNNNNNNNNNNNNNNNNNNNNNNNNNNNNNNNNNNNNNcccccccaaaaaaaaaaaaaaagaagacatgcTTGGACTTGGGAGGCCTTGCAAATACGCTATGTTcca
It encodes the following:
- the LOC122069607 gene encoding dolichol-phosphate mannosyltransferase subunit 1 isoform X2; this encodes MAQKLKEEERINNYKYSIIVPTYNERLNIALLVYLVFKHLRGVDFEIIVVDDGSPDGTQEVVKQLQQVYGEDHILLRARPKKLGLGTAYVHGLKHASGDFVVIMDADLSHHPKYLPSFIRKQMETGASIVTGTRYVTGGGVHGWNLMRKLTSRGANVLAQTLLWPGVSDLTGSFRLYQRSVLEDVINSVVSKGYVFQMEMIVRASRKGYHIEEVPITFVDRIFGSSKLGGSEIVEYLKGLAYLLVTT
- the LOC122069600 gene encoding uncharacterized protein LOC122069600 encodes the protein MSTNPEATSIVGNPWSVMSCEAFVVPGHDTGGKRWWWYLGLTDTIATHVNTGGCASSSEQITEACGFSKFLVCLLKKKRNRVVRWSMPCFTLRVQRLEAISSKYMLPGIDFWVILCTLIA
- the LOC122069607 gene encoding dolichol-phosphate mannosyltransferase subunit 1 isoform X1 — its product is MAQKLKEEERINNYKYSIIVPTYNERLNIALLVYLVFKHLRGVDFEIIVVDDGSPDGTQEVVKQLQQVYGEDHILLRARPKKLGLGTAYVHGLKHASGDFVVIMDADLSHHPKYLPSFIRKQMETGASIVTGTRYVTGGGVHGWNLMRKLTSRGANVLAQTLLWPGVSDLTGSFRLYQRSVLEDVINSVVSKGYVFQMEMIVRASRKGYHIEEVPITFVDRIFGSSKLGGSEIVEYLKGLAYLLVTT